Proteins from a single region of Ammospiza nelsoni isolate bAmmNel1 chromosome 28, bAmmNel1.pri, whole genome shotgun sequence:
- the LOC132085052 gene encoding feather beta keratin-like codes for MSCYDLCAPNSCGPTPLANSCNEPCVRQCQDSTYVIQPSPVVVTLPGPILSSFPQNTAVGSSASAAVGDALSAGGVPINSGSSSGLGSLGYSGLGGLYGRSYRRSNRCGP; via the coding sequence ATGTCCTGCTACGACCTCTGCGCCCCAAACTCCTGCGGCCCCACGCCGCTGGCCAACAGCTGCAACGAGCCCTGTGTCCGGCAATGCCAGGACTCCACCTACGTGATCCAACCCTCTCCCGTGGTGGTCACCCTGCCCGGacccatcctcagctccttcccccagaacaCCGCCGTGGGATCCTCGGCATCCGCGGCCGTCGGGGATGCTCTGAGCGCCGGGGGAGTGCCCATCAACTCGGGCAGCTCCTCGGGGCTCGGCAGTTTGGGGTACTCGGGTTTGGGGGGGCTCTATGGGAGGTCCTACCGGCGCTCCAACCGCTGCGGGCCCTGA
- the LOC132085051 gene encoding feather beta keratin-like encodes MSCYDLCAPTSCGPTPLANSCNEPCVRQCQDSTVVIQPSPVVVTLPGPILSSFPQNTTVGSSASVAVGSALSAGGVPINSGGSSLGFGGFGGFGYPGLGSGYSRPYRRYNASRSGFYGPC; translated from the coding sequence ATGTCCTGCTACGACCTCTGTGCCCCAACCTCCTGTGGCCCCACGCCGCTGGCCAACAGCTGCAACGAGCCCTGTGTCCGGCAGTGCCAGGACTCCACCGTGGTCATCCAGCCCTCGCCCGTGGTGGTGACCCTGCCCgggcccatcctcagctccttcccccagaacaCCACCGTGGGATCCTCAGCGTCCGTGGCCGTTGGGAGCGCTCTGAGTGCCGGGGGAGTCCCCATCAACTCCGGGGGCAGCTCCTTGggctttgggggttttgggggcttTGGCTACCCCGGGCTGGGCAGCGGCTACAGCCGGCCCTACCGGCGCTACAACGCCTCCCGCAGCGGTTTCTATGGGCCCTGCTAA